GTTGGCTTGATTATTACGGAGGGAACTGCAATTAATCACCCAGCGGCTGTGGAAAGCACAGGTATTCCCAACTTTTATGGTGATGGATTGAAAGGGTGGGCGAAGGTCGTTGAAGAAGTCCATGCGGCAGGCGGCAAGATTATACCGCAGCTCTGGCATGTGGGCACAGCTCGCCAAATAGGTGCGGATAACCAGCCGAATCCTGAAGCACTGCCTGTCGGTCCGTCCGGGATCTCACCTTCCGGTGAAAAAGTTGTTGAGCCGCTGAGCGTGACCGAGATTGCTGATATTATCGCAGCCTTTGCACAGGCTGCCGCTGATGCCAAGCGGGTGGGTTTTGACGGTATTGAGCTTCATGGAGCGCATGGCTATTTAATTGATCAGTTTTTCTGGGATAAAACGAACAAACGTACAGACCAATACGGGGGCGATTTGGTTCAGCGTACCCGGTTTGCGGTGGAGGTTATTGAGGCTTGCCGTCGTGCAGTGGGGCCGGATTTCCCGATCGTACTGCGGTTTTCCCAGTGGAAAATGTATCACTATGATGAAAAATTGGCACATACACCGGAGGAGCTTGAACAGTTTCTGGCTCCGTTGGTCAAGGCCGGAGTGGATGTATTTCACTGCTCTAGCCGGCGCTTTTGGGAACCGGAATTTGCAGGGTCTGATTTGAATTTGGCGGCCTGGACCAAAAAGCTAACAGGCAAACCCGTTATTACGGTAGGCTCCGTTGGCTTGGAAAAGGCTTTTCTGAGTGAACGGGAAAATAATCACAGAGAGAACGATAGATCCAATAGCGTACAGGCGAGACTGGAACAGCTTGTTGGTCTGGTAGAGCGGGAAGAGGTTGATTTGGTTGCGGTTGGACGGGCTTTATTGGTAGACCCGGCATTTGCGGTCAAGCTGCGCGATCATCAGACAGAAGAAATTATCCCTTACAGTGATGAAGTTTTGAAATCATTGAATTAAGCTTGCTTTGAATGCAATGTCATAGAGCGCGGGCAGAGCCAGTCAATGGAGACTTGAAATTTCCCTGTTACAGGGCAAGCTGTAATATAAGCTATTCGTAAACTCTACGAATTTGCTATAATAGGAGTATCAAGTCGAAACACATGGGGTGAAAAGGATGAATTCTGAAACGGAAGCTTTGGATTGCGAGCCGGCTTGTCACGGTTCAGACCAAGAAATTGAGCGCATAAAATCTTCCCTTGTTGAGGATTCCATCGCATACAAAATGTCGGAGCTGTTCAAAGCACTGGGTGATCCGACACGGATCAAGCTCATATACGCCCTGGCTCAAAAGGAGCTGTGTGTTCATGATTTGACTCAGGTGTTGAACATGGGGCAATCTGCGGTATCCCATCAGCTTCGTTACTTGCGCAACCTGCGTATTGTCAAACGGCGGAAGGAAGGCAAGACGGTGTTTTATTCGTTGGATGATAATCATGTGGAGCAGATCTTTTTGCAAACCCATCAGCACATTTCACATCAATAGGTTTATTGGATAAACATCAGCAGAGCGCCAAAGAATTGGCGCTCTTTTGGTGTATGTCCGGTGAATTTGATTTTTTTATGAACATGGGCCATTATCATTGACTTCTGATCCTGATTCTGAATATAATGGCCTTAACAAATCATATATGAACAAGTGCTCATATATAGTTATTGGAGGCCAATAAATATGGATGCTCTGAAAAGAACGGAACGTCACGAATGGATTCTGGATGGCTTGGATTGTGCCAACTGCGCTCTAAAGATTGAAAATGGAGTCAGTAAAATAGAAGGCGTGCTTGATTGCTCGGTCAATTTTGTTACGAAGACGTTGACGATGACCGCAAGCTCGGACCAAAAAGAAGAGATTTTTCGCCAAACAGAACAAAAGGTTCACAGACTGGAGCCTCATGTTCGGATGATTGTCAAAAATGCTCGGGGACGGTTGCGTGAAGATAGCCGAAGTGAAGCTGGCACAGTGCATACAGGCAGCACGGAGGACTGCGCATGCGGTCATGAGCATGCTGGTCATACTCATAGCCATGAAGCACATGGCGAGGAAGCATATGTGCACAACGGGCATGACCATGCCACCCATGCTCATTCGCATGGAGATGACAGCCATGCCGGGCATACACATGATCACGGTACGGACGGTATGCGCCGCATGATTGTACGTTTGGCTGCAGGTGCAGTCATTGCAGCTGTTGCCTGGTGGTTGCCCGTGGAAGGTATAGGCAAGCTGGCGCTGTTCTTGCTGGCATATATCATCGTCGGCGGTGATGTGGTCCTACAGGCTGCACGCAGCTTGGTACGGGGAATGGCCTTTGATGAGTACTTTCTGATGACGCTGGCAACTGTTGGAGCCTTTGCAATCGGGGAATACCCGGAAGGCGTAGCCGTCATGTTCTTTTATCAAATCGGAGAGCTGTTCCAAGGC
This DNA window, taken from Paenibacillus kribbensis, encodes the following:
- a CDS encoding NADH:flavin oxidoreductase — protein: MNTELLFSPFQAGNLVLPNRIVMAPMTRNFSPQGIPGPEVAEYYRRRAENAVGLIITEGTAINHPAAVESTGIPNFYGDGLKGWAKVVEEVHAAGGKIIPQLWHVGTARQIGADNQPNPEALPVGPSGISPSGEKVVEPLSVTEIADIIAAFAQAAADAKRVGFDGIELHGAHGYLIDQFFWDKTNKRTDQYGGDLVQRTRFAVEVIEACRRAVGPDFPIVLRFSQWKMYHYDEKLAHTPEELEQFLAPLVKAGVDVFHCSSRRFWEPEFAGSDLNLAAWTKKLTGKPVITVGSVGLEKAFLSERENNHRENDRSNSVQARLEQLVGLVEREEVDLVAVGRALLVDPAFAVKLRDHQTEEIIPYSDEVLKSLN
- a CDS encoding ArsR/SmtB family transcription factor, encoding MNSETEALDCEPACHGSDQEIERIKSSLVEDSIAYKMSELFKALGDPTRIKLIYALAQKELCVHDLTQVLNMGQSAVSHQLRYLRNLRIVKRRKEGKTVFYSLDDNHVEQIFLQTHQHISHQ